A genomic segment from Microbulbifer elongatus encodes:
- a CDS encoding LysR family transcriptional regulator produces MDTEAIRLFVRAAEMLNISAAGRELGMAPAVASAKLAKLEKSLGADLLHRSTRKVALSLEGAEFLPFARELLAQEDAAFAALGKGNLEATGTLRFTAPSTFAQLYIAPILPAFMQRHPKVHLDLRLTDTEFDLIEGSFDLALRYAALPDSSLKARKLADDVVVLCASPAYLEQHGAPPTPEALGQHQLIAFRGLGTTPLVAADGRRGEFDPRTAGSRLTIDDGASQRLATVAGAGISLNALWSVKADLDSGALTRVLPDYQADTRAALWLVYPQSNALTAKVRVFIDFLLEHIGQRPTWLQ; encoded by the coding sequence ATGGATACCGAAGCCATACGCCTGTTTGTGCGAGCCGCAGAAATGCTAAATATCAGCGCCGCCGGGCGCGAGCTGGGTATGGCACCGGCAGTGGCCAGCGCCAAACTGGCCAAGCTGGAAAAGTCCCTTGGGGCAGATTTGTTGCACCGTTCGACACGCAAGGTGGCCCTCTCTCTGGAGGGGGCCGAATTCCTGCCCTTTGCCCGAGAACTCCTCGCCCAGGAAGACGCGGCGTTTGCCGCTCTCGGCAAGGGTAACCTCGAAGCCACCGGCACCCTGCGCTTCACCGCCCCAAGCACCTTTGCGCAGCTATATATAGCGCCGATCCTGCCGGCGTTTATGCAGCGCCACCCCAAGGTTCACCTGGACCTGCGACTCACGGATACGGAATTCGACCTGATCGAAGGCAGCTTCGATCTGGCACTGCGCTATGCGGCACTGCCGGACAGCAGCCTGAAAGCGCGCAAACTGGCCGATGATGTTGTGGTGCTGTGTGCGTCCCCGGCGTACCTCGAGCAACACGGTGCCCCGCCAACCCCGGAAGCGCTCGGTCAGCACCAGCTGATCGCCTTTCGCGGTCTCGGTACTACCCCTCTGGTCGCCGCCGATGGCCGCCGCGGCGAGTTCGACCCGCGCACAGCCGGCTCCCGGCTCACCATCGACGACGGCGCCAGCCAGCGTCTTGCCACCGTCGCGGGGGCCGGTATCTCCCTGAACGCCCTGTGGAGCGTCAAAGCGGATCTGGATTCGGGTGCCCTGACCCGGGTGCTCCCCGACTATCAGGCCGATACCCGGGCCGCACTGTGGCTTGTCTACCCACAATCCAACGCCCTGACCGCCAAGGTGCGGGTGTTTATCGACTTTCTGCTTGAGCACATCGGACAGCGCCCCACCTGGCTGCAATAG
- a CDS encoding zinc-dependent alcohol dehydrogenase family protein, translated as MKAMILNEYGADARFQATDLPRPDVQPGHLLVRVAASSVNTVDTMIRQMGKELPLAPDLPAVLGMDFAGTVESVGEGVNDFQPGDEVYGCAGGLVDLQGSLAEFMLADARLVAHKPKTLSMREAAALPLVGITAFEGLKRAGTQAGKRVLVHGGAGGVGHVAVQLARHFGADTYATGHGEQLAIIQGYGATAIDFKKEKVADYVEKHTGGTGFDIVFDSVGGANLSNSFEAAALNGQIATTVALLDLDLSPAHFKGLSLHVVFMLIPMLHNVQRETHGAILKELAEIIDAGALTPLVDDTYFGLEDIGRAQDHLTTGKAIGKVVVEN; from the coding sequence ATGAAAGCCATGATCCTCAACGAATACGGCGCCGATGCCCGCTTCCAGGCCACCGACTTGCCGCGCCCGGACGTACAACCCGGCCACCTGCTGGTGCGCGTCGCCGCCTCCAGCGTCAATACCGTCGATACCATGATCCGCCAAATGGGTAAGGAGCTCCCTCTGGCACCGGATCTTCCCGCTGTGCTCGGCATGGACTTCGCCGGCACCGTGGAATCCGTCGGCGAAGGCGTGAATGACTTCCAGCCTGGCGATGAAGTCTACGGCTGCGCCGGTGGGCTGGTAGACCTGCAAGGCAGCCTCGCGGAATTTATGCTGGCGGACGCCCGCCTGGTCGCGCACAAACCCAAAACCCTCTCCATGCGTGAAGCGGCCGCGCTCCCCCTGGTTGGCATCACCGCATTTGAGGGACTGAAACGGGCTGGTACCCAGGCAGGAAAACGCGTACTGGTCCACGGCGGTGCCGGTGGTGTCGGCCACGTCGCAGTCCAGCTGGCGCGCCACTTCGGTGCCGATACATACGCCACCGGCCACGGCGAGCAACTGGCGATTATCCAAGGGTACGGAGCCACCGCCATCGACTTCAAAAAAGAGAAGGTCGCTGACTATGTGGAAAAACACACCGGCGGGACCGGCTTCGATATCGTGTTCGACTCCGTGGGTGGCGCCAACCTGAGCAACTCGTTCGAGGCTGCCGCACTCAACGGCCAAATCGCCACCACCGTCGCGCTTCTCGACCTGGATCTCAGCCCGGCCCATTTCAAAGGATTGTCACTGCATGTGGTATTTATGCTGATCCCCATGCTGCATAACGTGCAGCGGGAAACCCACGGTGCCATTCTGAAGGAACTGGCAGAAATTATTGATGCCGGCGCACTGACACCCCTGGTGGACGACACCTACTTTGGTCTCGAAGATATCGGCCGCGCCCAGGATCACCTCACGACTGGCAAAGCCATCGGCAAGGTTGTTGTAGAAAATTAA
- a CDS encoding SDR family NAD(P)-dependent oxidoreductase produces MKANKKTILITGATDGLGLATAEALHAQGHEVLLHGRSAAKLATAQETVFGKAPGAAEKNTAAGYLADFSVLEEVQTLAQAVTRDHPVIDVLINNAGVFQVPETRTADNLDIRFAVNTVAPFLLTQLLMPNLAADARVVNLSSAAQSPVDLQALEGQRPIADAFTAYAQSKLALTMWTAHQAQQNGDQGRMLVAVNPGSLLATKMVKEGFGQAGNDIQIGADILVRAALSSEFEGASGKYFDNDKGAFSAPHTDVLNAEKCQAVVARIESVLQRAGVSD; encoded by the coding sequence ATGAAAGCGAACAAGAAAACCATTCTGATCACTGGTGCCACCGATGGACTCGGTCTGGCCACGGCGGAGGCACTGCATGCACAAGGGCACGAGGTTCTATTACACGGACGCAGCGCAGCCAAGCTCGCCACAGCGCAAGAAACGGTTTTCGGGAAGGCCCCGGGTGCGGCAGAAAAAAATACCGCAGCTGGTTACCTCGCCGATTTTTCCGTGCTGGAAGAAGTACAAACGCTTGCTCAGGCGGTCACCAGAGATCACCCGGTCATTGATGTTCTGATCAATAATGCCGGTGTGTTTCAGGTTCCGGAAACGCGTACAGCAGACAACCTGGATATCCGGTTTGCGGTAAATACCGTTGCGCCCTTTTTGCTGACGCAATTGCTGATGCCAAACCTGGCCGCAGATGCGCGCGTGGTCAACCTGTCATCTGCCGCACAGTCGCCGGTCGATCTGCAGGCACTGGAAGGGCAGCGTCCTATCGCCGACGCCTTCACTGCCTACGCGCAGAGCAAGCTGGCACTCACTATGTGGACGGCCCACCAGGCTCAGCAGAATGGAGATCAGGGGCGGATGCTTGTCGCGGTAAACCCGGGCTCGCTGTTGGCCACCAAAATGGTGAAAGAAGGATTCGGGCAGGCGGGAAATGATATTCAGATAGGGGCGGACATCCTTGTCCGTGCGGCCCTCTCCAGTGAGTTCGAGGGCGCCTCAGGGAAATATTTCGACAACGACAAAGGCGCCTTCTCCGCACCCCATACAGATGTATTGAATGCGGAGAAATGCCAGGCCGTCGTCGCCCGTATCGAATCGGTTTTACAGCGCGCTGGCGTCAGCGATTGA
- a CDS encoding DEAD/DEAH box helicase has translation MLFEDLGLVPEIARAVAEQGYTKPTPIQEQAIPVVMRGGDVMAAAQTGTGKTAGFTLPLLHKLSAGERARNNQVRALVLTPTRELAAQVFDNVQSYSQYLPMRHSVVFGGVKINPQMMRLRGGADILVATPGRLLDLYNQRAIKFDQLETLVLDEADRMLDMGFIHDIKKILKVLPAKRQNLLFSATFSPEIRSLAKGLVNDPVEIDVAPRNSTTKTVHQKLHPVDKSRKASLLCHLIKENGWHQALVFSRTKHGANRLAKQLEQSRIPAAAIHGNKSQNARTKALADFKAGKVQILVATDIAARGIDIDQLPQVVNFDLPNVPEDYVHRIGRTGRAGASGQAVSLVSADEAKQLWDIEKLIQKPIEREEIEGFEPDHQLPASGGKAGKGSQVRRGGAKPAARSGGGNKSGNRSGNGGRGAASGNRSGGAGRGEGRRGDGNGSDGNRSDGNRGNGNRRSGNGGNRSRSASDNGNNSSNNNGNRRRRPQRRTESA, from the coding sequence ATGCTTTTTGAAGATCTCGGCCTTGTGCCGGAAATTGCCCGCGCCGTTGCGGAGCAGGGCTATACCAAACCCACCCCGATTCAGGAACAGGCCATCCCTGTGGTGATGCGCGGTGGCGACGTGATGGCGGCGGCCCAGACCGGTACCGGTAAGACGGCCGGCTTTACCCTGCCGCTGCTGCACAAACTGAGCGCCGGTGAGCGCGCGCGCAACAATCAGGTGCGCGCCCTGGTACTGACACCGACCCGCGAACTGGCGGCGCAGGTATTCGACAATGTACAGAGCTACAGCCAGTACCTGCCCATGCGTCACTCGGTGGTGTTTGGTGGTGTGAAGATCAACCCGCAGATGATGCGCCTGCGTGGTGGTGCGGACATTCTGGTGGCCACGCCGGGCCGCCTGCTGGACCTGTACAACCAGCGCGCGATCAAGTTCGACCAACTGGAAACCCTGGTGCTGGACGAAGCCGACCGTATGCTGGACATGGGCTTTATCCACGACATCAAGAAAATCCTGAAAGTGCTGCCGGCCAAGCGTCAGAACCTGCTGTTCTCTGCGACTTTCTCGCCGGAAATTCGCAGCCTGGCCAAGGGCCTGGTGAATGACCCGGTAGAAATCGACGTGGCGCCGCGCAACAGCACTACCAAGACCGTGCACCAGAAGCTGCACCCGGTGGATAAGTCCCGCAAGGCATCTCTGCTGTGTCATCTGATCAAGGAAAATGGCTGGCACCAGGCACTGGTATTCAGCCGCACCAAGCATGGGGCCAACCGCCTGGCCAAGCAGCTGGAGCAGAGCCGGATTCCGGCGGCAGCGATTCACGGCAATAAAAGCCAGAATGCGCGCACCAAGGCCCTGGCCGACTTTAAAGCCGGCAAGGTGCAGATTCTGGTGGCCACCGATATCGCCGCGCGCGGTATTGATATCGACCAGCTGCCGCAGGTAGTGAACTTCGATCTGCCGAACGTGCCGGAAGATTACGTGCATCGCATTGGTCGTACCGGCCGTGCCGGTGCTTCCGGTCAGGCGGTGTCTCTGGTTTCTGCGGACGAAGCGAAACAACTGTGGGATATCGAAAAGCTGATCCAGAAGCCGATCGAGCGGGAAGAGATCGAAGGCTTTGAGCCGGACCACCAGCTGCCGGCCTCTGGTGGTAAAGCGGGCAAGGGCAGTCAGGTGCGTCGCGGTGGTGCCAAGCCGGCGGCGAGAAGTGGCGGTGGTAATAAAAGCGGTAACCGCAGTGGCAACGGCGGTCGCGGTGCCGCTTCCGGTAATCGCTCCGGCGGTGCCGGCCGTGGTGAAGGCCGACGCGGTGATGGTAACGGTAGCGATGGAAATCGCAGTGACGGAAACCGTGGCAATGGCAATCGCCGTAGTGGCAACGGCGGGAACCGCAGCCGGTCAGCGTCCGATAATGGCAACAACAGTAGTAATAACAATGGCAACCGCCGTCGTCGCCCTCAGCGTCGCACGGAATCCGCGTAA
- a CDS encoding bile acid:sodium symporter family protein, protein MESSPLISIGLPLSLFIIMVGIGMTLSARDFHQVTVKPAGLIIGTITQIVVMPLVAFALAWALQLPPAMAVGLVIIAACPGGTTSNLFTLLAKGNVALSIVLTVSASLITIMSLPLFANYALQAFSGTQQEITLPFGKTVLMLSAIVLLPVSIGMGLKALRPKLAARAEGLVSVFGGLVLALLIAGIIYGMRDRVIDLLIQAGPATIALNILGIAIGLLCSRAAGLGSRERLAVATELGIKNGTLGLMVTLTLLQSNEMSVPSAIYGVIMFPIGFLLAAYGRRLVKATAPSTGGDNPHTAEAQ, encoded by the coding sequence ATGGAATCCAGCCCGCTTATCTCGATCGGCCTCCCCCTGTCCCTGTTTATCATCATGGTCGGCATTGGTATGACCCTCTCCGCCCGGGACTTTCACCAGGTCACGGTCAAACCCGCCGGACTGATCATCGGCACCATCACCCAGATTGTCGTCATGCCGCTGGTCGCCTTTGCACTGGCATGGGCGCTACAGCTGCCGCCGGCCATGGCCGTGGGGCTGGTGATTATTGCCGCCTGCCCAGGGGGTACCACCTCCAACCTGTTTACCTTGCTGGCCAAGGGCAATGTCGCTCTATCCATTGTCCTCACCGTATCTGCCAGCCTGATCACCATCATGAGCCTGCCCCTGTTCGCCAACTACGCACTGCAGGCGTTCTCAGGTACCCAGCAGGAGATCACCCTGCCCTTCGGCAAAACCGTGTTGATGCTCTCCGCCATCGTTCTGCTGCCGGTCTCCATCGGCATGGGATTGAAAGCCCTGCGCCCGAAACTGGCAGCGCGGGCTGAGGGTCTGGTGAGTGTATTTGGTGGACTGGTGCTGGCGTTGCTGATCGCCGGCATCATTTACGGCATGCGCGACCGCGTTATCGACCTGCTGATCCAGGCTGGCCCGGCCACCATCGCACTGAATATTCTGGGGATCGCCATCGGCCTGCTGTGTAGCCGCGCCGCCGGGTTGGGGAGCCGCGAACGCCTTGCGGTAGCCACCGAGCTGGGCATCAAAAACGGCACCCTCGGCCTGATGGTGACCCTCACCCTGCTACAGTCCAACGAGATGTCGGTACCTTCCGCCATCTACGGCGTCATCATGTTCCCCATCGGCTTCCTGCTGGCCGCCTATGGCCGCCGTCTCGTCAAAGCGACCGCGCCCTCGACAGGTGGAGACAACCCACATACCGCAGAAGCACAATAA
- a CDS encoding alpha/beta hydrolase family protein, which produces MHAYRPLAALSIILATVLLTTAIHTPSTTAKEPAAHTPSPLLMYRDIPWVTMGGKTLEQIEAQGQNALKAAVLSYGVFDLEQRVRDGLESPGNGFWKMGGAKARGIFGKDISIDTHPALYRAVSPIQRVPTTEERRLPPTFVHVGSKDTTTPPSAVKRFADQLAIAGQTVVFKEYADKNHAFLDSGCNEYLGNCFDEDAPDTLKDMIDFLKRHFE; this is translated from the coding sequence ATGCACGCTTACCGTCCGCTCGCCGCCCTCAGCATTATCCTCGCCACCGTTCTTCTCACAACAGCGATACACACTCCCTCCACCACAGCGAAAGAACCCGCAGCACACACACCTTCTCCGCTCCTGATGTACCGGGATATTCCGTGGGTCACAATGGGCGGGAAAACTCTGGAGCAGATCGAGGCGCAGGGGCAAAATGCATTAAAAGCAGCGGTGCTCAGCTACGGCGTTTTTGATCTGGAACAGCGTGTACGGGATGGCCTGGAATCCCCGGGTAACGGATTCTGGAAAATGGGCGGCGCCAAAGCCCGCGGCATCTTCGGCAAGGACATCAGCATCGACACACACCCGGCGCTATACCGTGCCGTATCACCAATTCAACGGGTTCCGACTACAGAGGAACGCAGACTCCCGCCCACCTTCGTCCACGTTGGCAGCAAAGATACAACGACGCCGCCATCAGCCGTTAAGCGCTTTGCCGATCAATTGGCGATAGCCGGGCAGACAGTAGTATTTAAAGAGTACGCCGATAAGAACCATGCATTTCTGGACAGCGGGTGTAACGAATATCTCGGCAACTGCTTTGACGAAGATGCGCCGGATACACTGAAGGATATGATCGATTTTCTAAAACGCCACTTCGAGTAG
- a CDS encoding type II toxin-antitoxin system ParD family antitoxin, with protein sequence MAKNTSITLGSHFDEFIAKEVASGRYGSASEVVRAGLRLLEDTETKLETLRSLLQEGEESGFTDYTYESFIAELDDKKTP encoded by the coding sequence ATGGCCAAGAACACCAGCATAACCCTAGGGTCACATTTTGATGAATTTATAGCCAAAGAAGTCGCCAGCGGCCGCTATGGCTCTGCCAGTGAAGTGGTTCGTGCAGGTTTGCGGTTACTAGAAGACACCGAAACCAAGCTGGAAACACTTCGCTCACTGTTGCAGGAAGGCGAGGAAAGCGGTTTCACCGATTATACCTATGAATCATTTATTGCTGAGCTTGATGATAAGAAAACTCCATGA
- a CDS encoding type II toxin-antitoxin system RelE/ParE family toxin — MSSFKLSRKAKSDLKGIANFTERRWGVAQRNVYIKKFDDAFHDLAASPLSGVSSENIKSGYRKIPHGAHIIFYKIGESDCVEIIRILHQSMDVKSKLLST; from the coding sequence ATGAGTTCATTTAAGCTAAGCCGTAAAGCAAAAAGTGACTTGAAAGGTATTGCTAATTTTACTGAGCGGCGCTGGGGAGTAGCCCAGCGAAACGTTTACATCAAAAAGTTTGACGACGCCTTTCATGACCTAGCCGCTTCTCCACTATCTGGCGTGAGCAGTGAAAATATAAAATCCGGCTATCGAAAAATTCCGCACGGCGCTCATATTATTTTTTACAAAATTGGTGAGAGCGACTGCGTTGAGATCATAAGAATTCTGCACCAAAGTATGGATGTAAAATCGAAGCTCCTGAGCACTTAA
- a CDS encoding HEPN domain-containing protein: MKNFEAVRLWGLALNYWRLTRNASDELVKAGNPESMLYEGWGNPTDEEREEHFKWADTNIVEPLLFNFYHGIELSLKSLIAAKGIELKASHKLSQLLSKFTSLYPNSELIEFYEKYIVLDKSPGILKTFCAESGITMDYFFQSLKYPSSTKGVWFNHSTLRSHDKDGIELFQDISNELDKVKAQFTTHIEAECIGQPA; the protein is encoded by the coding sequence GTGAAAAATTTCGAAGCAGTCAGGCTTTGGGGGTTAGCTCTAAATTATTGGCGGCTGACTCGCAATGCTTCTGATGAGCTTGTAAAAGCTGGAAATCCAGAATCAATGCTTTATGAAGGTTGGGGAAATCCAACAGACGAAGAACGTGAAGAGCACTTCAAGTGGGCTGACACCAATATTGTGGAGCCACTTCTCTTCAACTTCTATCATGGAATTGAATTGAGTCTTAAATCGTTGATTGCAGCTAAAGGCATTGAGTTAAAAGCAAGCCACAAACTCTCACAACTCTTGTCCAAATTTACCTCTCTATATCCAAATTCTGAATTAATCGAATTTTACGAGAAGTATATTGTATTGGATAAATCTCCAGGAATATTGAAGACTTTTTGTGCCGAGTCCGGTATTACTATGGACTACTTTTTTCAAAGCCTGAAGTACCCAAGCAGTACAAAAGGAGTATGGTTTAATCATTCTACGCTAAGATCCCATGACAAGGATGGAATCGAACTATTTCAAGATATTTCAAATGAGCTCGATAAGGTGAAAGCTCAATTTACGACGCACATAGAAGCGGAGTGCATTGGTCAACCCGCATAA
- the parE gene encoding DNA topoisomerase IV subunit B, with amino-acid sequence MANYSAEDIEVLTGLDPVKKRPGMYTETTRPNHLAQEVIDNSVDEALAGHAKKIEVVLHKDHSISVSDDGRGMPVDIHPEQGRPGVEVILSTLHAGGKFSNNNYQFSGGLHGVGVSVVNALSKVLEVTIQRDGKVHRIGFQNGDKASDLEVVGECGKRTTGTSVRFLPDPKYFDSHKFSVPRLRHLLRAKAVLCPGLKVTFINEQDGESDQWYYEDGLKDYLAAANQGWEVLPAEPFIGNFTAQTEAADWAVQWLPEGGEVTAESYVNLIPTAQGGTHVNGLRAGLLDAMREYCEIRNLLPRGVKLGPEDIWGQCSYVLSAKLADPQFSGQTKERLSSREATAFISGVAKDAFGLWLNQHTEDGDKLAELCISNAQKRLRSAKKVARKKVTQGPALPGKLADCASADASRSELFLVEGDSAGGSAKQARDREFQAIMPLRGKILNTWEVDSSEILASQEVHDIAVALGVDPGSDNLEGLRYNKICILADADSDGLHIATLLCALFLRHFRPLITAGHVYVAMPPLFRIDIGKDVYYALDDAERQGILDRIAAEKKKGKIQVTRFKGLGEMNPLQLRETTMDPNTRRLVQLYIDAGDNGNQLLDMLLAKKRASDRKQWLESKGNLAEVS; translated from the coding sequence ATGGCTAATTATTCCGCAGAAGATATCGAGGTATTGACGGGCCTGGACCCGGTGAAAAAACGCCCGGGGATGTACACCGAAACCACGCGCCCCAATCACCTCGCCCAGGAAGTGATCGACAACAGTGTCGACGAAGCCCTCGCCGGGCACGCCAAGAAAATCGAAGTGGTGCTGCATAAAGACCACTCCATCTCCGTCAGCGATGACGGCCGTGGCATGCCGGTGGATATCCACCCGGAGCAGGGGCGCCCGGGGGTGGAAGTCATCCTCTCCACCCTCCACGCCGGCGGCAAGTTCTCCAACAACAACTACCAGTTCTCCGGCGGCCTGCACGGGGTGGGTGTTTCCGTCGTGAACGCGCTGTCCAAAGTGCTGGAGGTCACCATTCAGCGCGACGGGAAAGTGCACCGCATTGGCTTTCAGAATGGCGATAAAGCCTCGGACCTGGAAGTCGTCGGCGAATGTGGCAAGCGCACTACTGGCACCAGCGTGCGCTTCCTGCCGGATCCCAAATATTTCGACTCGCACAAATTTTCCGTACCGCGCCTGCGCCACCTGCTGCGTGCCAAGGCCGTTCTCTGCCCCGGCCTGAAAGTCACCTTTATCAATGAGCAGGATGGTGAATCCGATCAGTGGTACTACGAAGATGGCCTCAAGGACTATCTCGCTGCCGCCAACCAGGGCTGGGAAGTGCTTCCTGCGGAGCCCTTTATCGGCAACTTCACCGCTCAGACCGAAGCTGCAGACTGGGCCGTGCAATGGCTGCCGGAAGGGGGTGAAGTCACCGCCGAGAGTTACGTCAACCTGATCCCTACCGCCCAGGGCGGCACCCACGTGAACGGCCTGCGCGCCGGCCTGCTGGACGCCATGCGCGAGTACTGCGAAATCCGCAATCTTCTGCCCCGGGGGGTGAAACTTGGCCCGGAAGATATCTGGGGTCAGTGCTCCTATGTACTCTCCGCGAAACTGGCCGACCCCCAATTCTCCGGTCAGACCAAGGAGCGCCTCAGCTCCAGGGAAGCCACCGCGTTTATCTCCGGTGTGGCCAAAGATGCCTTCGGCCTGTGGTTGAATCAGCACACCGAAGACGGCGACAAGCTGGCGGAGCTGTGTATCAGCAACGCGCAAAAGCGCCTGCGCTCTGCCAAAAAAGTCGCGCGTAAAAAAGTCACCCAGGGCCCCGCGCTGCCCGGTAAACTCGCCGACTGCGCCAGCGCCGACGCCAGCCGCTCAGAACTTTTCCTGGTGGAAGGGGACTCGGCCGGCGGCTCCGCCAAGCAGGCCCGCGACCGTGAATTTCAGGCCATCATGCCCCTGCGCGGCAAGATCCTGAACACCTGGGAAGTGGACTCCAGCGAAATTCTCGCCAGTCAGGAAGTCCATGATATTGCCGTCGCCCTCGGCGTTGATCCCGGCAGCGACAACCTCGAAGGCCTGCGCTACAACAAAATCTGTATCCTTGCCGATGCCGACTCCGACGGCCTGCACATTGCAACCCTGTTGTGCGCACTCTTCCTGCGCCACTTCCGCCCGCTGATTACCGCCGGCCACGTTTACGTTGCTATGCCGCCGCTGTTCCGCATCGATATTGGCAAGGACGTCTACTACGCACTGGATGACGCCGAGCGCCAGGGCATCCTTGACCGCATTGCCGCCGAGAAGAAGAAAGGCAAAATCCAGGTAACGCGATTCAAAGGCCTGGGTGAAATGAACCCGTTGCAATTGCGTGAAACCACCATGGACCCCAACACACGTCGGCTGGTACAGCTGTATATAGACGCAGGTGATAACGGCAACCAGCTACTGGACATGCTCCTCGCCAAGAAGCGGGCGAGCGACCGCAAGCAGTGGCTGGAAAGCAAAGGCAACCTTGCCGAAGTCAGCTGA
- a CDS encoding YqiA/YcfP family alpha/beta fold hydrolase has product MSQHANPQHRPLAPQERPLLVYLHGSLSSPQSFKCQQLKAWLQQTHPQVVFYAPLISPYPAEAAMALGNALADFRASHPGPIGLVGSSMGGFWSTWLAEQHGLPAVLINPAVSPSRFMPDYVGQDLKPYSGEDKTYRLRTQDVDNMRQLEAGIPATLSGRYWLLAQRGDETLDCREAEAFYRGHRQTIEDGGDHSFQEFARHMPALVDFLFSDQ; this is encoded by the coding sequence ATGTCGCAACATGCCAACCCTCAACATCGCCCCCTGGCGCCTCAGGAGCGCCCGCTGCTGGTCTATCTGCACGGGTCCCTGTCGTCGCCCCAGTCCTTCAAGTGTCAGCAGCTCAAGGCGTGGCTACAGCAGACGCATCCGCAGGTTGTCTTCTACGCTCCGCTGATCTCGCCGTATCCCGCAGAGGCCGCCATGGCTCTGGGCAATGCACTGGCCGACTTCAGAGCCTCGCATCCAGGGCCCATCGGCCTGGTGGGTAGCTCCATGGGGGGCTTCTGGAGTACCTGGCTGGCGGAGCAGCACGGGCTTCCCGCGGTTCTCATCAACCCCGCGGTCTCACCGTCGCGCTTCATGCCCGACTACGTTGGTCAGGACCTGAAGCCCTACAGCGGTGAGGATAAAACCTATCGCCTGCGAACGCAGGATGTGGATAACATGCGACAGCTGGAAGCGGGGATACCGGCAACCTTGAGTGGGCGTTACTGGCTGCTGGCGCAGCGCGGTGATGAAACGCTCGACTGCCGCGAGGCAGAAGCATTCTACCGCGGCCATCGGCAAACCATCGAAGATGGTGGTGACCACAGCTTTCAGGAATTTGCCCGCCATATGCCCGCGCTGGTAGATTTCCTGTTTTCCGATCAATAA
- a CDS encoding metallophosphoesterase, with protein MSNHPAQAAHRLIQFTDPHIGGRPDYQLLGLDTGHTLDEVLAALDKTPVAPELMVVTGDVSANASEASYRRFLHKMQRVQAPWFWLPGNHDNPQRMDQLAAKRRPEVVSMGNWRLLLLDTSVPGQICGGFDEPELTRIAQLIDSHADHPLMLMMHHQPVAVGSHWIDGHMLKAGREAFIELVQQADNVRAITWGHVHQQFDSHLGNIGLHATPSTSVQFTPGSGPFAVDNEMPGYRWFDLHDDGHYDTGVERVAIAEYSVDLASSGY; from the coding sequence GTGAGTAACCATCCAGCACAAGCAGCACATCGGCTGATCCAGTTTACCGACCCCCATATTGGCGGCCGGCCGGATTATCAGTTGCTGGGGCTCGACACTGGCCACACCCTGGATGAAGTGCTCGCTGCGCTGGATAAAACCCCTGTTGCCCCAGAGTTGATGGTGGTGACCGGTGACGTTTCCGCCAATGCCTCCGAAGCCTCCTATCGCCGCTTCCTGCATAAAATGCAGAGGGTGCAGGCGCCGTGGTTCTGGCTCCCCGGCAACCACGATAACCCCCAGCGTATGGATCAACTGGCCGCTAAACGCCGGCCGGAAGTGGTCAGTATGGGTAACTGGCGGCTGCTGTTGCTGGATACCAGCGTGCCCGGTCAGATCTGCGGCGGGTTCGATGAGCCCGAGCTCACGCGTATCGCCCAGTTGATTGACAGCCACGCCGATCATCCACTGATGCTGATGATGCATCACCAGCCAGTGGCCGTGGGCAGTCACTGGATTGACGGCCATATGCTGAAGGCGGGGCGCGAGGCCTTTATCGAGTTGGTGCAACAGGCCGATAACGTGCGCGCCATTACCTGGGGGCATGTACACCAGCAGTTCGACAGCCATCTCGGCAACATTGGTCTGCACGCGACCCCCTCCACCTCGGTCCAGTTCACCCCTGGCAGTGGTCCCTTTGCTGTGGACAATGAAATGCCCGGTTACCGCTGGTTTGATCTGCATGATGACGGCCACTATGACACTGGCGTGGAGCGTGTCGCCATCGCCGAATACAGTGTTGATCTGGCTTCTTCCGGATACTGA